The following nucleotide sequence is from Desulfovibrio aminophilus DSM 12254.
TTGAGGGCATCCCGATGAATACGCATACCGACGGCCTGCGGGCCGCCCTCCGCAAACGCAAGGCGCTCCTTCTGCTGACCCTGGCCGCTTTGGTCGCCATCGGCGCGCTGGCCACCTGCCGGGAGGAGACCAAGACCCAGGCCTCCGTGCCGGTGGAACGCAAGAAGATCAAGGTCGTGCTGGAGACGGTGGCCCCGCGCCCGCTGAACGACCTGCTCGTCCTGCCCGGCGAGACCGAAGCCCTGCACGACGTCAAGCTTTCCGCCGAGCGCAGCGGCCGCGTGGAGCAGGTGCCGGTGAAGGAGGGCGATTTCGTCCGCGCCGGACAGGTCATCGCCCACATCGACATGCAGGCCCTTTCCGCCGGACTGGACAAGGCCCAGGCCGCCCACCGGTTGGCCGAGGATCTGCACCAGCGACGTTCGGCCCTGCACGCCCAGGGCATGATCGCCCGCGAGGACCTCCAAGTGGCCGAAACCGACCTGGCCAAGGCCAAGAGCGACCTGCTCCAGGCCCGTTCCGACCACCGCCAGGGCTCCATCGTGGCCCCGGTGGGCGGGATGATCAACAAGGTCTATGTGGACCCGGGCGAGGTGGTCTCCGAAGGCAATCCCGTGGCCGACCTGGTCAACGTGGACACCATCCGGGTCAACGTCAACGTCCCCGAGCTGGACGTGCGCTTCCTGCGCCAGGGCCAGCAGGCCCCGGTGAGCGTGGACGCCTACCCGGGCGAAAGCTGGAACGGCGTCGTGGACTTCGTGGCCTTCAAGGCCGACCCTGCCACCAAGACCTTCCAGGCCCGGCTGGTGGTCGACAACGCCGACCGCCGCATCCGGCCCGGCATGCTGGCCCGGGTGGTCTTCCACCGCCGCACCCTGGACGGCGCCCTGACGGCCCCGCTCTCGGCCATCCTGGACAAGAGCGGCGAACGGCTCGTCTTCGTGGAGGAAGGCGGCGTGGCCCGCGCCCGCACCGTGGTTCCCGGCGTCATCGAGGGCGATCGGGTGGAGATCCGACAGGGCCTCAAGGACGGCGACCGGCTCATCGTGGTCGGCCAGAACGAGGTGGAGGACGGCTCGGAGGTCCAGCCCCGATGATCGTCAACCGCGCGGCGCTCAAGCGCCCGGTGGCCGTGCTGGTGTTCATGATCCTCTCGGCCGTCACCGGACTTTACAGCTACAACTCGCTGCCCCGCGAATCCTCGCCGGACATCACCATCCCCTATGTCTTCGTGACCACCACCTATGAGGGCGTGGCCCCGGCCGACGTGGAGAAGCTCATCACCCTGCCCCTGGAGCGCAAGCTCAAGGGCATCGCGGACACCGAGGAAATCCGCTCCACGTCCGAGGACGGCATCTCGGTCATCGCGGTCAAGTTCCTGCCGGACGTGAACATCGACGACGCCCTGCAGAAGGTCCGCGACAAGGTGGACCAGGCCAAACCCGACCTGCCCAAGGATCTGGAGGATGACCCGGTCATCACCGAGGCCAACTTCTCGGACATCCCGGTGGTCCAGGTGGTCCTCTCCGGCCCCTTCAGCCCCCGGCGCCTCAAGGACTTCGCCGAGGATCTGCGCGACCGTTTCGAGGCCGTTCAGGGCGTGCTGGAAGCCAAGATCGTGGGCGGCCTAGAGCGCGAAATCCACGTGCTCTTCGACCTCGACCGGGTGGCTTTCTACAACGTTCCCTTCTCCTCGCTGCTCTCCTCCGTGGAGCGCGGCAACGTGAACCAGCCCGGCGGCTCCATGGACATCGGCTCCTCGCGCTACCTGGTGCGCGTGCCCGAGGACTTCAAGCATCCATCGGAGATCAACAACATCGTGGCCTTCGTGCGCGACGGCCGCCCCGTGTACCTGCGCGATCTGGCCACCATCGCGGACGCCAACAAGGACCCCCTGTCCCGCAGCCGCATCGACGGCAAGGCCAGCGTGACCATTCTGATCAAGAAGCGCAGCGGCGAAAACATCATCCGCATCAGCGACGAGGTGACCGCCATCGTGGCCGAGATGCGCGACGTCCTGCCCCGCAACCTGAGCGTCGACCTCACCGCCGATCAGGCCGAGGAAATCCGCAACATGGTGGCCGACCTGGAGAACAACATCATCTCCGGCCTGCTCCTGGTCCTGGCGGTGGTCTTCCTCTTCATCGGCGGGCGCTCGGCGGTCTTCGTCTCCCTGGCCATCCCCATGTCCATGCTCCTGTCCTTCTCCCTGCTCCAGGCCATGGGCGTGACCCTGAACATGGTGGTCCTCTTCTCCCTGACCCTGGCCCTGGGCATGCTCGTGGACAACGGCATCGTCATCGTGGAAAACATCTACCGCCACATGCAGGAAAACGGCCTGCCGCGCGGCCAGGCGGCCCTGGCCGCCACCGACGAGGTGGCCTGGCCGGTGATCACCTCCACCCTGACCACCGTGGGCGCGTTCCTGCCCATGATCTTCTGGCCCGGGATCATGGGCGAGTTCATGAAGTTCCTGCCGATCACCGTGATCCTGACGCTCCTGGCCTCGCTCTTCGTGGCCCTGGTCATCAACCCCGTGCTCTCGGCCCGCTACCAGAACGTCCGCCCCCTGGGCCAGACCACGGCCGTGGACCGGGTTCTGGACCGCGTCCGCGACGCCTACGGCCGCATCCTGGAAAAGGCCCTGGATCATCGCGGCCTGGTGCTCGGCGGTGCTTTCGCCCTGCTCGTGCTCTCGATGGTGGGCTTCGGCGTCTTCGGCCGGGGCGTGGAATTCTTCCCGGACGTGGAGCCCAACCGGGCCTATATCCACATCAAGGCGCCCCCAGGCACCAATCTGGACGCCTCGGACGAACTCGTGCGCCAGGCCGAGGTCATCGCCTCGCAATATCCGGACATCCGCCACGTCATCTCGGAGATCGGGGCCGAGGGCAACGACCCCTTTTCCCAGGGCGGCACGGGCACCCATCTCTCCAAGATCACCCTGGACTTCAAGAACATCAAGGATCGTTCACGGCCCTCCTCGGAAATCGTCAACGAAATCCGAGCCAAGCTGCAGGATGCGATTCGGGGG
It contains:
- a CDS encoding efflux RND transporter permease subunit, with amino-acid sequence MIVNRAALKRPVAVLVFMILSAVTGLYSYNSLPRESSPDITIPYVFVTTTYEGVAPADVEKLITLPLERKLKGIADTEEIRSTSEDGISVIAVKFLPDVNIDDALQKVRDKVDQAKPDLPKDLEDDPVITEANFSDIPVVQVVLSGPFSPRRLKDFAEDLRDRFEAVQGVLEAKIVGGLEREIHVLFDLDRVAFYNVPFSSLLSSVERGNVNQPGGSMDIGSSRYLVRVPEDFKHPSEINNIVAFVRDGRPVYLRDLATIADANKDPLSRSRIDGKASVTILIKKRSGENIIRISDEVTAIVAEMRDVLPRNLSVDLTADQAEEIRNMVADLENNIISGLLLVLAVVFLFIGGRSAVFVSLAIPMSMLLSFSLLQAMGVTLNMVVLFSLTLALGMLVDNGIVIVENIYRHMQENGLPRGQAALAATDEVAWPVITSTLTTVGAFLPMIFWPGIMGEFMKFLPITVILTLLASLFVALVINPVLSARYQNVRPLGQTTAVDRVLDRVRDAYGRILEKALDHRGLVLGGAFALLVLSMVGFGVFGRGVEFFPDVEPNRAYIHIKAPPGTNLDASDELVRQAEVIASQYPDIRHVISEIGAEGNDPFSQGGTGTHLSKITLDFKNIKDRSRPSSEIVNEIRAKLQDAIRGAEVRVEKEQGGPPTGAAVNMEIAGEDIHDLGRLAAEVRKAIRDIPGLVDLKDDFVSGKPEILVSVDKEKAALLGLDALSVATTVKAAINGAKVGAYREGKDEYDILVKLPEKDRHSVEILRRLTVSGSAGQPVPITSLASVELASGLGGIHRIDQKRVVTISADASGRLANDIITDIKARLADFPWPKGYRVSYTGEQKEQDKAQDFLSKAFLAALFLIFMTLVLQFDTLMSPVIILTSVVLSLIGVFLGLLVTDMPFGVIMTGVGVVSLAGVVVNNAIVLIDYYNQLRAGGMASREALVLTGRLRFRPVALTALTTVLGLVPMATGVSFDFLNFRWDVGGESSQWWGSMAVAVIFGLAVATLLTLVVVPVLLSFQESLRTRRQRSDTENKTGHTDS
- a CDS encoding efflux RND transporter periplasmic adaptor subunit; this encodes MNTHTDGLRAALRKRKALLLLTLAALVAIGALATCREETKTQASVPVERKKIKVVLETVAPRPLNDLLVLPGETEALHDVKLSAERSGRVEQVPVKEGDFVRAGQVIAHIDMQALSAGLDKAQAAHRLAEDLHQRRSALHAQGMIAREDLQVAETDLAKAKSDLLQARSDHRQGSIVAPVGGMINKVYVDPGEVVSEGNPVADLVNVDTIRVNVNVPELDVRFLRQGQQAPVSVDAYPGESWNGVVDFVAFKADPATKTFQARLVVDNADRRIRPGMLARVVFHRRTLDGALTAPLSAILDKSGERLVFVEEGGVARARTVVPGVIEGDRVEIRQGLKDGDRLIVVGQNEVEDGSEVQPR